Sequence from the Ascaphus truei isolate aAscTru1 chromosome 3, aAscTru1.hap1, whole genome shotgun sequence genome:
gtaataataatatgtaaATTAGAGCATAAAGAATCTATAATACATTCTAACAAATAACGCATAGTAAATAATGCTTCAAAATGAGAAAAGTATATTAACATAGAAAGAGACATGTACAGGTTGGGACATGGAATATATCAAAGGACACAATCAATGTtgctataaaataaatatctatataAGGTCTATCCCCAGGAAagtggtatgtatgtatgagacGTTAAACAGAAACAAACTTATGAATAATCTCAGTTTGTCAAACAAAATATTTAGACTAAGAAAGTGTAAAGACCCAAATCTAAACACATCCAGATTCATTGCCAAATAGACTCAGCCAGGACCAGAACTTGGACTATAACAATAAAGGGTTGTACCCTAAACATATACACTGTTttatacaaaaaaaactttaaggAGAAAATATAAAAACCCATAGTACATATAGATAGTATGATGATTGTGTTAATTGTATTGTAGAAACCTGCAACAAAGAGTAACATATTGATCTTATAAACCTTTCTCAACAGAGTCTAGAGCAAGCTGATACGTCAGAGGAAGCAGCCCAGATCCCACTCTGAGTTAAGGCCATGGGGTTGGAGTGTAcccagagtgaagatccaatacgcctctcTCTGATAAAATATCCCTGCTCTACTGCCACCTCTGTTAGGAATGGGAATATGTTCCAGAGCTGTACTGTACATTCAAACGGTCTCAAACAGTATGTGGGATTAACCTCGAGGGTACTAAAAATACGTATTCAAGAGCACGTGAGATTAATTTCTAATAAGGATACAAACTAtccagtatcaaaacattttttgGAATGTTAATCAGGTTCTCTTCGGTCATTGAATGTACAACTCTGGAACATACTCCTATTCCTAACAGAGGTGGCAGTAGAGCAGGGATATTTTATCAGAgagaggcgtattggatcttcactctgggTACACTCCATCCCCATGGCCTAACTCAGAGTGGGTTCTGGGCTGCTTCCTCTGACGTATCAGCTTGCTCTAGACTCTGTTGAGAAAGGTTTATAAGATCAATATGTTACTCTTTGTTGCAGGTTTCTACAATACAATTAACACAATCATCATACTATCTATATATACTATGGGTTTTTATATTTTCTCCTTAAAGTTTTTTTGTATAAAACAGTGTATATGTTTAGGGTACAACCCTTTATTGTTATAGTCCAAGTTCTGGTCCTGGCTGAGTCTACTTGGCAATGAATCTGGATGTGTTTAGATTTGGGTCTTTACACTTTCTTAGTCTAAATATTTTGTTTGACAAACTGAGACTATTCATAAGTTTGTTTCTGTTTAACgtctcatacatacataccactTTCCTGGGGATAGACCTTATATAGATATTTATGTTATAGCAACATTGATTGTGTCCTTTGATATATTCCATGTCCCAACCTGTACATGTCTCTTTCTATGTTAATATatttgtctcattttgaagcattATTTACTATGCATCATTTGTTAGAATGTATTATAGATTCCTTATGCTCTAATttacatattattattacatacatattttatatataacattatatatcATTAATAGTATAAGTATTAATAGTCTCAGCTCAGgtgatttttatatatttgtaattGAATAAATGAATTCATACTGTTATGCCACAATCAGCTGTGTCTGCTGTGGTTTTCTTAATCATTCAGCACGTATAAAGGGGCGTACTTTCGGTTTGTccattactccttgagaaagcgcagcaTTTGCGTGAAACGCGCGGGAGGACTATTCTGTTCTGAATACCACCTATCAATGTTCTAATAAAGCCCTTCTCTAGTTTCCCACTACCTGGTGCCCTGTTTTTTCTACTGTGGATTTCTTGGgtaccgtgtgagtgccgtgGAATAGCGTCACAGTATTGCTGTTACCTTACGAGGAGTTGGACCTCTTGGTAACCATGATCCATccttttcccctccagagattgTCCCACAACGTGTGCACTGGGCGAGCTGCCAAACTATGGATCAGTGAACAGGGGCCTCCAGTTATGGTTCTGCAGTTCTCAGAACTTATTGAGGTATATAGGGTCTATGGGACATATATATCAAGGCAAAAAACAGTGAAATTCTGGGGCAAAAGCAAAGAATGCAGCACATGCAGCAAAGAATGCAGCACATGCAGCAAAGAATGCAGCACATGCAGCAAAGAAGTCCTATTGATTTAAATTGGACTTTTTCTTTGAAACAGTATGCAGCAGATTTGGGGCCCCAGCGCTGCCTCACTTTTGCctcaatacacatacacgctaCTGAGTTTAACATGTTCCTTTCTATGTACACAAAACCCGTGTTACGGGCTTCCGAGCAGCAGCTCTCAGTGGGATATTTAGGAATCGCTGTATCACTCAGTCTGTGCGGTGGGAATTGTCATTTTACTGCAGTCAGCacaacacacaaacaaaacatTCTAATGTATAAAAAATCAGCAGTAGCAGTCCGTGCCAGTCCTTCCCTCTCCCTGAATATGAAACAGTGACTATGGATAAGATCAATGTGCGTCCTGCATGTGTGTGACCTGAGGCATCGTCCGTAAACCTGTGAGAAGAGGTCTCGCCTTCAAAGGACAGGACCATGAGGCCATTACCTTCATCCTTATGTTATTCTCTTATATATCCGTGGAGAAATGTAAGTGTTTGTGCAGAACGAATCTGTTATCAGCGCAGTGTTTGTGCAGAACGAATCTCTGCTATCAGCGCAGTGTTTGTGAGGGAATTGGTTCCTGAGAAAACTGGTTTAATTGCAGCTTATGTGTTTAATTAAAGtagaataaaaatatgtataacaGTCTAAAGACAGGACCCTTGGCCTATTAACTTATAATAGAAGGGAGCAAAGCTAAAATCAGTGGGAGGTTTGGGGGGCTTTTTCACCGATTGTGGCATTTGCAACTTATCTGAATGAATGGCCAGAAGACGTACTTCCCTAGATTTCAGGTCACCGGTCACTAGGTGTTATGACCTGTTTGATCTTGCTGCTGAATATTTTGCTCAGTTTCTTGCGAATCTGTTTGGTTTTAATGCCATAGATGATGGGGTTGATCACCGGCGGCACCAAGAGGTAAATATTGGCGAAAAGAATATGGAGGTTTGGGACCGCATTGGTGCCGAACCTGTGCACCACAGACAGGCCGATCAGGGGGATATAATATACCAGGACAGCACATATGTGGGCTGCGCAGGTGCTGAAGGCCTTGAGGTTggcctcttccaccacgctgacCACTGTCTTAATGATCAACAAGTATGAGAAAGAAATGAAGAGCGAGTCAATCCCCATGACAGAGAGAATGGCAAACAGGCCGTAGACAATGTTAACCTTGATATCCGCACAAGCCAACTTCATGGCCTCCTGGTGTAAGCAGTAGGAATGGGTCAGGAGGTTGGTCCGGCAGAAGGGAAGCCTCTTGATAAGCAGGGGGATGGGGATCATAACCGCAGCGCCCCTGACTGCGATGACAATTCCAGTCTTGGTTATTGTTTCATTTGTTAAAATGGCAGAGTATCTCAGAGGGTGGCAGATGGCAACATAGCGATCGACCGCCATGGCCACCAGTGTTCCAGACTCCAGGGTCGAGAGGAAATGGATGAAGAACATCTGGACCAGGCACGTATTGAAAGCGATCTCTCTGGAGTCGAACCAGAAGATCCCCAGCATTTTGGGTACGGTGACAGTGGCTAAAAACAGATCGATGAAGGACAACATGGAGAGGAAAATGTACATGGGCTCGTGCAGGTCCTTCTCAGTCTTGATGATGTACAGGAGGGTGCAGTTTCCTACAAGAGCTACGATGTACATAAGGAGCAGGAGGAAGCCAATCCAGAAGTGGGCCCCTTCCAGTCCGGGAATCCCGCTGAGTAtgaagctgctgctgctgccgctgctgctgttggagatattaaataaagacataaccTGTATCCAGCTATGAACCTCCTTAAGGAAAAGACATGTTCTGCAATAGAAATAAGACCATGCGGTTAAAGATGGCAGCACAGTTATTGGGCGCCATGTAACATATTTGCTGTACATTGAATACAGGTTAGGCATGAAAAGAACAGTTCTCCTACAAGCCAATCTTTGAACCTATTCTGTAATATACAGAAGAAGCTCCTGTAACAGTGAGCTGGAGACAAAGACACTGTTCCCTGTGCAAGACCTGATCATTTTGTTTAAACTTGTACAAAAACATTCCTTCCTCACCGCAGTGATTTATCAATATCACAGATTATAAGTACGGTACAGTCATCACTCTACAGGACATACATTTACTCCCTACTGTCcctggagacacacacagacacacacacacacacacacacacacacacacacacacacacacacacacacacacacacacacacacacacacacacacacacacacacacacacac
This genomic interval carries:
- the LOC142490860 gene encoding olfactory receptor 51E1-like; this translates as MSLFNISNSSSGSSSSFILSGIPGLEGAHFWIGFLLLLMYIVALVGNCTLLYIIKTEKDLHEPMYIFLSMLSFIDLFLATVTVPKMLGIFWFDSREIAFNTCLVQMFFIHFLSTLESGTLVAMAVDRYVAICHPLRYSAILTNETITKTGIVIAVRGAAVMIPIPLLIKRLPFCRTNLLTHSYCLHQEAMKLACADIKVNIVYGLFAILSVMGIDSLFISFSYLLIIKTVVSVVEEANLKAFSTCAAHICAVLVYYIPLIGLSVVHRFGTNAVPNLHILFANIYLLVPPVINPIIYGIKTKQIRKKLSKIFSSKIKQVITPSDR